In the genome of Lynx canadensis isolate LIC74 chromosome F1, mLynCan4.pri.v2, whole genome shotgun sequence, one region contains:
- the ZNF281 gene encoding zinc finger protein 281, translated as MKIGSGFLSGGGGTGSSGGSGSGGGGSSGGGSGSSRRAEMEPTFPQGMVMFNHRLPPVTSFTRPAGSAAPPPQCVLSSSTSAAPAAEPPPPPAPDMTFKKEPAASAAAFPSQRTSWGFLQSLVSIKQEKPADPEEQQSHHHHHHHHYGGLFAGAEERSPGLGGGDGGSHGVIQDLSILHQHAQQQPAQHHRDVLLSSSSRTDDHHGSEEPKQDTNVKKAKRPKPESQGIKAKRKPSASSKPSLVGDGEGAILSPSQKPHICDHCSAAFRSSYHLRRHVLIHTGERPFQCSQCSMGFIQKYLLQRHEKIHSREKPFGCDQCSMKFIQKYHMERHKRTHSGEKPYKCDTCQQYFSRTDRLLKHRRTCGEAIAKGAAGAEPGSSTHSSMGNLAVLSQGNTSSSRRKSKSKSIAVENKEHKTGKTSESQISNNINMQSYSVEMPTVSSSGGIIGTGIDELQKRVPKLIFKKGSRKNTEKSYLNFVSPLPDIIGQKSLSGKPGGSLGIVSNNSVETISLLQSTSGKQGQISSNYDDAMQFSKKRRYLPTASSNSAFSINVGHMVSQQSVIQSAGVSVLDNETPLSLIDSSALNAEIKSCHDKSGIPDEVLQSILDQYSNKSESQKEDPFNITEPRVDLHTSGEHSELVQEENLSPGTQTSSSDKASMLQEYSKYLQQAFEKSTNAGFTLGHGFQFVSLSSPLHNHTLFPEKQIYTTSPLECGFGQSVTSVLPSSLPKPPFGMLFGSQPGLYLSALDATHQQLTPSQELDDLIDSQKNLETSSAFQSSSQKLTSQKEQQKNLESSTSFQIPSQELASQIDPQKDIEPRTTYQIENFAQAFGSQFKSGSRVPMTFITNSNGEVDHRVRTSVSDFSGYTNMMSDVSEPCSTRVKTPTSQSYR; from the coding sequence ATGAAAATCGGCAGTGGGTTCCTGAGTGGCGGCGGTGGTACCGGCAGTAGCGGTGGTAGCGGCTCCGGCGGCGGTGGTAgtagcggcggcggcagcggcagcagcaggagGGCAGAGATGGAACCCACCTTTCCCCAGGGTATGGTTATGTTCAACCACCGGCTTCCCCCGGTCACCAGCTTCACCCGGCCGGCGGGGtcggccgcccctcccccgcagTGCGTGTTATCCTCCTCTACCTCCGCAGCCCCGGCCGCTGAGCCCCCCCCTCCGCCAGCCCCGGACATGACTTTCAAGAAGGAGCCGGCGGCGTCAGCCGCGGCCTTCCCCTCGCAGAGGACCTCCTGGGGATTCTTGCAGTCTTTGGTTAGCATCAAACAGGAGAAACCCGCAGATCCTGAGGAGCAGCAgtcccaccaccaccatcaccaccaccactatgGGGGGCTGTTCGCTGGGGCTGAGGAGAGATCTCCTGGCCTAGGAGGCGGGGATGGGGGGAGCCACGGCGTCATCCAGGACCTCAGTATTCTCCACCAGCATGCCCAGCAGCAACCAGCCCAGCACCACCGTGACGTATTGCTCAGCAGCAGTAGCAGGACTGATGACCACCATGGCAGTGAGGAGCCAAAGCAGGACACTAATGTCAAAAAGGCAAAGAGGCCAAAGCCAGAATCTCAGGGAATCAAAGCCAAGAGGAAGCCAAGTGCATCTTCCAAACCTTCTTTGGTTGGAGATGGAGAAGGTGCCATCCTCTCCCCAAGTCAGAAACCTCATATCTGTGATCACTGTAGTGCTGCTTTCAGAAGCTCCTATCACCTGCGGAGACATGTCCTCATTCATACTGGAGAACGACCTTTCCAGTGCAGCCAGTGTAGTATGGGTTTCATTCAGAAATACCTACTACAGAGACATGAGAAAATTCATAGTAGAGAGAAGCCATTTGGATGTGATCAGTGCAGCATGAAGTTTATTCAGAAGTACCATATGGAGAGACACAAGAGGACGCATAGTGGAGAAAAGCCATATAAATGTGACACTtgccaacagtatttttcaaggACTGATAGACTGTTGAAGCACAGGCGCACATGTGGTGAAGCCATAGCTAAAGGAGCCGCTGGTGCAGAACCTGGGTCATCAACCCATAGCAGTATGGGTAATCTGGCTGTGTTgtctcagggaaatacaagttcTTCAAGGAGAAAATCGAAGTCAAAAAGTATAGCTGTTGAAAATAAGGAACATAAGACTGGTAAAACAAGTGAATcacaaatttcaaataatataaacatGCAGAGTTACTCAGTAGAAATGCCTACTGTGTCTTCCAGTGGAGGCATAATTGGCACTGGTATTGATGAACTGCAGAAAAGGGTGCCAAAACTGATCTttaagaaaggaagcagaaagaatacagagaaaagcTACCTTAATTTTGTGTCACCATTACCAGACATCATTGGACAGAAGTCCTTGTCTGGGAAACCAGGTGGCTCACTTGGCATAGTTTCGAATAATAGTGTGGAGACTATTAGTCTTCTCCAAAGTACCAGTGGTAAACAAGGTCAAATAAGTAGTAATTATGATGATGCCATgcagttttcaaagaaaagaagatatttacCAACTGCCAGCAGCAACAGTGCCTTTTCTATAAATGTAGGACACATGGTCTCCCAACAGTCCGTCATTCAGTCTGCAGGTGTCAGTGTTTTGGACAATGAGACTCCATTGTCCCTTATTGACTCCTCAGCTCTAAATGCTGAAATTAAGTCTTGTCATGACAAGTCTGGAATTCCTGATGAGGTTTTACAAAGTATTTTGGATCAATACTCCAACAAATCAGAAAGCCAGAAAGAGGATCCTTTCAACATAACGGAACCACGAGTGGATTTACACACCTCAGGAGAACACTCAGAGTTGGTTCAAGAAGAAAATTTGAGCCCAGGCACCCAAACATCTTCAAGTGATAAGGCAAGCATGTTGCAAGAATACTCCAAATACCTCCAACAGGCTTTTGAAAAATCCACTAATGCAGGTTTTACTCTTGGACACGGTTTCCAGTTTGTCAGTTTGTCTTCACCTCTCCACAACCACACtttatttccagaaaaacaaatatacactACATCTCCTTTGGAGTGTGGTTTCGGCCAATCTGTTACCTCAGTGTTGCCATCTTCATTGCCAAAGCCTCCTTTTGGGATGTTGTTTGGATCTCAACCAGGTCTTTATTTATCTGCTTTGGATGCTACACATCAGCAGTTGACACCTTCCCAGGAGCTGGATGATCTGATAGATTCTCAGAAGAATTTAGAGACTTCATCAGCCTTCCAGTCCTCATCTCAGAAATTGACTAGCCAGAAGGAACAACAGAAAAATTTAGAGTCCTCAACAAGCTTTCAGATTCCATCTCAGGAGTTAGCTAGCCAGATAGATCCTCAGAAAGACATAGAGCCTAGAACAACGTACCAGATTGAGAACTTTGCACAAGCGTTTGGTTCTCAGTTTAAGTCGGGCAGCAGGGTGCCAATGACCTTCATCACTAACTCTAATGGAGAAGTGGACCATAGAGTAAGGACTTCAGTGTCAGATTTCTCAGGGTATACAAATATGATGTCTGATGTAAGTGAGCCATGTAGTACGAGAGTAAAGACACCCACCAGCCAAAGTTACAGGTAA